Proteins encoded within one genomic window of Candidatus Poribacteria bacterium:
- a CDS encoding amidohydrolase family protein codes for MQPFFLVTNRFSGIIKNMKFNGRTLFNNIPTEIVLTDRRVQTIREVDAVNSEVWIAPALIDIQVNGFAGFDLNVPTVTSEDVSSMVRALWRVGTGFLCPTVVTGSFEGIGNSLRAILKACEVDSRVAHSVLGIHLEGPYISAEDGPRGAHPLEHVREPDWDEFQRWQDIAEGQISIVTLAPEKKGAIPFIGKLIANGVVVALGHTAAAADDIRAAIDAGARLSTHLGNGAHALIRRHPNYIWEQLGADELWASLIVDGHHLPSTVAKSMIRAKTLDRCLLVSDAVALAGMQPGIYQFAGKSVELTTERCVRLVGTEYLAGSAIELARGIENSVRFAGISLKEAVSLATLQPMRLLDAKRRVAAHTNLILFEWDTAQCELNLLATIIGDELVYHSEARSMEEN; via the coding sequence ATGCAACCTTTTTTCTTGGTAACAAATCGGTTTTCGGGTATCATAAAAAATATGAAATTCAATGGACGCACACTTTTCAATAACATCCCTACCGAAATCGTCCTGACTGACCGGCGCGTTCAAACAATTCGCGAAGTAGACGCCGTCAACAGCGAGGTATGGATCGCACCTGCGTTGATAGATATTCAGGTGAACGGTTTCGCTGGATTCGACCTCAATGTCCCTACCGTTACGTCGGAAGATGTATCTTCAATGGTCCGCGCCCTTTGGCGAGTCGGCACCGGTTTTTTGTGTCCGACAGTTGTAACAGGTTCTTTCGAGGGAATCGGCAATTCCCTTCGGGCCATTCTGAAAGCGTGTGAAGTGGATTCACGTGTTGCCCACTCAGTGCTTGGAATTCACCTTGAGGGACCCTATATCTCCGCCGAGGATGGACCGCGGGGGGCACATCCGTTAGAGCATGTTAGGGAACCGGATTGGGACGAGTTTCAGCGGTGGCAGGATATTGCCGAAGGGCAAATCTCCATCGTAACGCTCGCCCCTGAGAAAAAGGGTGCCATTCCGTTTATTGGAAAACTAATCGCGAATGGGGTTGTCGTCGCATTGGGACACACGGCTGCTGCAGCGGACGATATTCGAGCGGCAATTGACGCTGGTGCGAGACTTTCTACACATCTTGGTAATGGGGCGCACGCCTTAATCCGTCGCCATCCGAATTATATTTGGGAGCAACTCGGTGCTGATGAACTCTGGGCAAGCCTCATTGTCGATGGGCACCACCTACCGTCTACTGTTGCCAAGTCAATGATACGTGCAAAGACGCTTGATCGGTGCCTTCTTGTCAGCGATGCTGTCGCTTTAGCGGGAATGCAACCCGGTATCTATCAGTTTGCAGGAAAATCGGTGGAGTTGACCACAGAACGGTGTGTCCGGTTGGTCGGGACAGAGTATCTCGCGGGGTCTGCCATTGAATTGGCACGCGGTATTGAGAACAGTGTCCGGTTTGCAGGTATCTCCCTAAAAGAAGCAGTTTCGCTCGCTACGCTACAACCGATGCGTCTCCTTGACGCAAAAAGACGCGTAGCGGCACACACAAACCTGATTCTCTTTGAATGGGATACAGCACAATGTGAACTCAATCTGCTGGCGACAATTATTGGGGACGAATTGGTATATCATTCAGAAGCTCGATCTATGGAAGAAAATTAA